A section of the Streptosporangiales bacterium genome encodes:
- a CDS encoding VOC family protein, translated as VGEERLAALEAECARLVALGAVRVRLLPADGDDESCLVMQDIEGNEFDLD; from the coding sequence GTGGGTGAAGAGCGCCTGGCCGCACTTGAGGCCGAATGCGCACGACTGGTCGCGCTCGGCGCGGTACGCGTGCGACTACTGCCTGCCGATGGCGACGACGAGTCGTGCCTCGTGATGCAGGACATCGAGGGCAACGAGTTCGATCTCGACTGA